CAAGCTAGCGAAGCCGCTCACTCAGTCCAACATCGAGACCTGCACGACGTACAACATGCTCAAGGTCAGCCGCTACCTGATCGGCTGGACCGGGGAGGCCAAGTACGCCGACTACTACCAGAAGGCCTGGCTCAACGGCATTCTGGGCACGCAGGACCCGGCGGACGGCATGCTCATCTACTTCACGCCTCTTGCCACCGGTGGTCGAAAAGTATGGGGTACGCCCGACGACTCCTTCTGGTGCTGCTATGGCACGGGCATCGAGTCGTTCGCCAAGCTGGCCGACAGCATCTACTTCCACGACGAGGACGGTCTGTACGTCCATCTGTTTGTGCCATCCGAAGTGAACTGGGAGGAAACGGGGGTGCGGGTGCGGCAGGAGACTCTCTTCCCGGAGAAGCCCGAGACGACGCTGCTTGTTCAGGTGCAATCGCCGATCACCGGCAAGCTTCATGTGCTGGTGCCCTTCTGGGCGACGCAGGGTGTTGAGGTCAAGATCAACGGCCAGCGGGTCGAGGTCGAGGCCAAGCCGGTGACCTACCTGACTCTCGACCAGACCTGGAACGACGGCGACAAGGTCGAGATTCGCATGCCGATGTCGCTGACCGCCTGTCCCATGCCGGACGATCCGGAACTGGTCGGGTTGCTTTACGGGCCGCTGGTGCTGGCTGGCCTGACCGAGGACCCGGACGCGTACTTTCTGGGCGATGCCAAGCACCCGGCCGCCTGGATCGAGCCGATCGAGCCGCGGGCGGGCACGTCGTTGACTTTCCGCACCACTGGCCAGCCGGAGGACATCACCTTCATTCCGCTGAACCAGGTGATCAAGCAGGCGTATGGCGTGTACTTCCCGACGGTCACCAAGGGCAGCCCGCGGCACAGGGTGCTGACGGCCAAGGCCGAGGCCCGGCGGAAGCGAGAGCGGGGCATGGTGGACCGGGTGTATCCCGATGACGACGTCACGGAGCCGACCCACAACCTCAAGGTGGGCAACTCCAAGGCCGGGCCGCACCAGGGCCGTCGTTTCCGCCATGCGGAAGGAGGCGAAGGCTGGTCTTGGGATCTCAAGGTCCTGCCGGATGCCCCGATGGTGCTGGTGTGCGTCTACTGGGGCGACGATGTTGGACCGCGGACCTTCGACATTCTCGTGGGCGACAGGGTCATTGCCACGCAATCGCTGAACAAGGACAAGCCCGGCGAGTTTTTCGACGCGGAATATGCCGTCCCTGAGGATCTGACCAGGGGCAAGGAGGAGATCACGGTGCGCTTCCGCCCGCACGAGAAGAACATCGCTGGTGGTGTGTTTGAATGCATGACGAGGAAGCGGTAAGTGGAGGGGTGCGGGTGAGAAAGCAAAGGACAGCCAAGCCTGTGATCGACTGATGGAGCATGCTCACCTGGCTTTGGACCATCCTGACGGTAGGCTGTGAAGCGGCGGCGGTCGTGGCGATCCTGTCGATTCTTCGCCGGCCGCGTGAGCCGCGTGCGATGCTGGCCTGGATTCTCGCCCTGCTGCTCCTTCCGGGTCTCGGGCTGGTGCTTTTCCTCGCGCTTGGTGAACCCCGGCGTGACTGGCACCGTCTGCGTCGGCGCCGCAGTCGCCGGCGTATCCGAGCCGTGTCGACCGACCCGACGAATCCTCCACAGGCCAAGTACTTCTTCACCCCCGCGGAGGCTCCGGAGGGACTACAACCGCTGGTCAAGCTGACCGACCGATTGGCCGCCTCGTTCCCGATCGGCGGCAACGTGGTGACGCTCTTTCACGATGCGGACGAGACCTATGACCAGCTCGAGGCTGCGATCCGGGGTGCCCGCTCTCACGTTCATCTGGAGTATTACATTTTCCAACCCGACCAGACGGGCCGGCGGTTTGCGGCGTTGCTCATTGAGAAGGCCCGCGAGGGGGTGCACTGCCGGCTGCTGCTTGATTTTGTCGGCTGCTGGCGGCTGTCGGGGCGGTTCATCCGGCCGCTCAAGGACGCCGGCGTCCAGGTTGCCTTCTGCCTGCCGGTGGTTCCCTGGCGAAGCCGATGGCGGGCCAACTTCCGCAATCACCGCAAGATCGTGGTCATCGACGGTCAGATTGGTTTCACTGGCAGCCAGAACATTGGTGACGAGTATCGCGGGCGCAAGCGCCGCAAGTATGGGCCCTGGCGTGACACGCACCTTCGCATTGTGGGCCCGGGGGTTCGCGATCTTCAGGAGGTTTTCGCCCGCGACTGGCACTACACGACCAAGAAGAGCCTCCTTGA
This DNA window, taken from Phycisphaerae bacterium, encodes the following:
- a CDS encoding glycoside hydrolase family 127 protein, yielding MSKSIRYASILIPALAATVGLARPAGAVEDRITVALQAFDLRHVRLLDGPVKASLEANRKYLRELDSDRLLYVFRVNAKLDAPGKPLGGWEKPDCELRGHFVGHYLTACALMYAAAGDEVLKAKAGAMVAELAKCQQALGGEYLSAFPEGFWDRLELPDQKHPWAPYYTIHKIMAGLYDMHALCGNEQALEVLKGMAAYFRKRIDKLSDVQFDRILTVEFGGMSEVLHDLYSVTGDEQHLALAHRFDQASFLGPLALEHDNLSRIHANTQIPKICAAARRHELTGDGRYRTIVEYFWDRIVNTRSYATGGSTEGEFWPEPNKLAKPLTQSNIETCTTYNMLKVSRYLIGWTGEAKYADYYQKAWLNGILGTQDPADGMLIYFTPLATGGRKVWGTPDDSFWCCYGTGIESFAKLADSIYFHDEDGLYVHLFVPSEVNWEETGVRVRQETLFPEKPETTLLVQVQSPITGKLHVLVPFWATQGVEVKINGQRVEVEAKPVTYLTLDQTWNDGDKVEIRMPMSLTACPMPDDPELVGLLYGPLVLAGLTEDPDAYFLGDAKHPAAWIEPIEPRAGTSLTFRTTGQPEDITFIPLNQVIKQAYGVYFPTVTKGSPRHRVLTAKAEARRKRERGMVDRVYPDDDVTEPTHNLKVGNSKAGPHQGRRFRHAEGGEGWSWDLKVLPDAPMVLVCVYWGDDVGPRTFDILVGDRVIATQSLNKDKPGEFFDAEYAVPEDLTRGKEEITVRFRPHEKNIAGGVFECMTRKR
- the cls gene encoding cardiolipin synthase, producing the protein MLTWLWTILTVGCEAAAVVAILSILRRPREPRAMLAWILALLLLPGLGLVLFLALGEPRRDWHRLRRRRSRRRIRAVSTDPTNPPQAKYFFTPAEAPEGLQPLVKLTDRLAASFPIGGNVVTLFHDADETYDQLEAAIRGARSHVHLEYYIFQPDQTGRRFAALLIEKAREGVHCRLLLDFVGCWRLSGRFIRPLKDAGVQVAFCLPVVPWRSRWRANFRNHRKIVVIDGQIGFTGSQNIGDEYRGRKRRKYGPWRDTHLRIVGPGVRDLQEVFARDWHYTTKKSLLDDRHFPRNEAAGSHVVQVVPSGPDQREDVMHQLLFAAVSAARESISIITPYFVPDRAMILALRSAAFRGVQVRLLVPACSDHRIVLWAGRSFYNDLIGSGVQIYEHDHTMLHSKVMVIDRSWAMVGSANVDERSFRVNFELTTILYSTDLADDLYRDFETLRAQSRHIKRRSVSSRSTGESLLLGLARLASPLL